In Bacillus cereus ATCC 14579, a single window of DNA contains:
- a CDS encoding DUF4177 domain-containing protein, with amino-acid sequence MFEYKFVKVELHWGFTRSKPAEDYQEIIQEHARDGWRFVQIVAPTFGSSGQPEYFDLIFEKKISL; translated from the coding sequence ATGTTTGAATATAAATTCGTAAAAGTCGAATTACATTGGGGGTTCACTCGCTCAAAACCAGCTGAAGACTACCAAGAAATTATTCAAGAACATGCTAGAGATGGCTGGAGGTTCGTACAGATTGTTGCCCCTACGTTTGGCAGTTCTGGACAACCTGAATATTTCGACCTCATATTTGAAAAGAAAATATCACTATAA
- the dnaI gene encoding primosomal protein DnaI, with protein sequence MEHIQNSFAKLMENENFKNRYEVLKAEVMAHPRVKEFIDEHKGEVTTSMIERSLVKLYEYIGQSVGCVDCPDLGSCKNMLQGYEPKLVIQGKMIDIQYDRCVRKVAHDERKKYEKLVQSVYMPTDILQATMENLDPSDLNARIDAIGAANEFLSTYEPGKKAQGLYLYGKFGVGKTYLLGAIANELARKKISSMLVYFPEFLREIKSSIQDNSIGEKIDAVKRVQVLMLDDIGAEAMSSFVRDDVLGAILQFRMLENLPTFFTSNFDFKQLEHHLTYTQRGEAEEMKAARIMERIKYLAKPIPIGGKNRRHK encoded by the coding sequence ATGGAGCATATTCAAAATTCATTTGCAAAATTAATGGAAAATGAAAACTTTAAAAATAGATATGAAGTATTAAAGGCAGAAGTAATGGCGCATCCGCGTGTGAAAGAATTTATAGATGAACATAAGGGTGAAGTAACGACTTCTATGATTGAGCGCAGTCTTGTGAAGTTATATGAATATATTGGACAAAGTGTAGGTTGCGTGGATTGTCCGGATTTAGGCTCATGTAAAAATATGCTACAAGGGTACGAGCCAAAGCTTGTTATTCAAGGGAAGATGATTGATATTCAATACGATCGCTGCGTTAGAAAAGTAGCGCATGACGAGAGAAAGAAATATGAAAAACTTGTTCAAAGTGTATATATGCCAACGGATATTTTACAGGCAACTATGGAAAACTTAGATCCTTCTGATTTAAATGCACGTATCGATGCGATTGGTGCAGCGAATGAATTTTTAAGTACATATGAACCAGGTAAAAAAGCACAAGGTTTATATTTGTACGGTAAATTTGGTGTAGGAAAAACGTATTTGTTAGGAGCAATAGCGAACGAGCTTGCTCGAAAGAAAATAAGTTCGATGCTCGTATACTTCCCGGAATTTTTACGTGAAATTAAAAGTTCAATTCAAGATAATTCGATTGGTGAGAAGATTGATGCGGTTAAACGCGTACAAGTTTTAATGTTAGATGATATCGGGGCAGAAGCGATGTCAAGCTTTGTCCGTGACGATGTACTCGGTGCAATCTTACAATTCCGTATGTTAGAAAACTTACCGACGTTCTTTACGTCTAATTTTGATTTTAAACAACTGGAACACCATTTAACGTATACGCAGCGTGGCGAGGCTGAAGAAATGAAGGCAGCACGTATTATGGAACGAATTAAATATTTAGCGAAACCAATTCCGATTGGTGGGAAAAACCGTCGTCATAAGTAA
- a CDS encoding replication initiation and membrane attachment family protein produces the protein MEKQSWMELLPIDRYKVSAKGLLHNYDRKVLTMLYQPLIGSRAFSLYMTLWGELEQDRVFGKENTHHSLMVTMQMQLPEVYEERVKLEAIGLLKVYIKKEKDIRMFIYELQPPLSPKQFFDDIVLSIFLYNRLSRTKYNQVKQYFLEEEFDFASYENVTRSFNDVFGSFNPGQLEHAQEDLRIPKTTTMPSNEKGDAPKVWNDFFDFSLFVDGLSALVPKKAITDQVRDCVITLAYVYGVDVLSMQNIVLGAVTEMQTIDMERLRKGARDWYQFENGQALPVLSERVQPHAARTMKEKEPSSQEEMLIKQLEEISPKQLLKEISGGAEATKADLQIVEDVMINQKLTPGVVNVLIYYVMLRSDMKLAKTYVEKIAGHWARKKVGTVADAMALAKEENRQYQEWAETKKKGRTAKKTVRKEMVPDWLKEEEPKEQEKETVKKDVSVEKDASTLEDERKRLEEVLKKYKRD, from the coding sequence ATGGAAAAACAGTCATGGATGGAGCTATTGCCGATTGATCGTTATAAAGTAAGTGCGAAAGGACTACTGCACAATTACGACCGAAAAGTGTTAACGATGTTGTATCAGCCGTTAATAGGTAGTAGAGCTTTTAGCTTATACATGACACTATGGGGAGAGCTTGAGCAAGATCGTGTATTTGGAAAAGAGAATACGCATCATTCCCTTATGGTGACTATGCAAATGCAACTTCCTGAAGTATATGAGGAACGAGTAAAGTTAGAGGCAATTGGGCTTTTGAAGGTATATATTAAGAAAGAAAAAGATATTCGAATGTTCATATATGAGTTGCAACCACCTTTATCTCCGAAGCAGTTTTTTGATGATATTGTTTTAAGTATCTTTTTATACAATCGATTGAGCAGGACAAAATATAATCAAGTAAAGCAATATTTCTTAGAAGAAGAATTTGATTTTGCTTCTTATGAAAATGTTACGCGTTCTTTCAATGATGTGTTTGGTTCGTTTAATCCAGGACAACTTGAGCATGCGCAAGAAGACCTTCGTATTCCAAAAACGACAACTATGCCAAGTAACGAGAAGGGAGACGCTCCGAAAGTTTGGAATGATTTCTTTGATTTCTCTTTATTTGTAGATGGATTGTCCGCTCTTGTTCCTAAAAAGGCGATTACAGATCAAGTGAGAGACTGCGTTATAACACTTGCTTACGTGTATGGTGTAGATGTGTTATCGATGCAAAATATCGTTCTTGGTGCAGTGACAGAGATGCAAACAATTGATATGGAAAGGCTTAGAAAAGGAGCGCGCGATTGGTATCAATTTGAAAATGGTCAAGCATTACCGGTATTAAGTGAAAGAGTACAGCCTCATGCTGCACGTACGATGAAAGAGAAAGAGCCTTCATCGCAAGAGGAGATGCTAATAAAGCAGCTAGAGGAAATCTCACCAAAACAACTATTGAAAGAGATTTCTGGTGGTGCAGAGGCAACGAAAGCGGACTTGCAAATCGTTGAAGATGTCATGATTAATCAAAAATTGACACCAGGAGTTGTGAATGTACTTATTTATTACGTTATGCTACGCTCAGATATGAAACTTGCGAAAACGTATGTCGAGAAGATTGCTGGGCATTGGGCACGTAAAAAGGTCGGTACAGTAGCGGACGCGATGGCGTTAGCGAAAGAAGAGAACCGTCAATATCAAGAGTGGGCTGAGACGAAGAAAAAAGGCCGTACGGCGAAGAAAACGGTGCGGAAAGAAATGGTGCCAGATTGGCTTAAGGAAGAAGAGCCGAAAGAACAAGAGAAAGAAACAGTGAAGAAAGATGTAAGTGTAGAAAAAGATGCAAGTACGCTAGAAGATGAACGAAAACGACTAGAAGAAGTGTTAAAAAAATATAAGCGTGATTAA
- the nrdR gene encoding transcriptional regulator NrdR — MRCPSCSHNGTRVLDSRPVDEGRSIRRRRECESCLSRFTTFERVEESPLIVVKKEGTREEFNKEKILRGLIKACEKRPVSLRQLEEVTQSVERELRNLGISEVKSDMIGEIVMEELRDIDDVAYVRFASVYRQFKDLNVFIEELKDILQKERE, encoded by the coding sequence TTGCGTTGTCCATCCTGTTCTCATAATGGTACAAGAGTGTTAGATTCGCGTCCGGTAGACGAGGGGCGCTCTATTCGAAGAAGGAGAGAGTGTGAAAGCTGCTTAAGTCGCTTTACGACCTTTGAAAGGGTAGAAGAGTCACCTCTTATCGTTGTAAAAAAAGAAGGCACACGAGAAGAGTTTAATAAAGAAAAGATTTTACGCGGTTTAATTAAAGCGTGTGAAAAAAGACCAGTATCTTTAAGACAATTAGAAGAAGTAACACAAAGCGTGGAACGTGAACTGCGTAATTTAGGTATATCAGAAGTGAAAAGTGATATGATTGGTGAAATTGTTATGGAAGAACTTCGCGATATTGATGATGTTGCTTACGTACGTTTTGCTTCTGTATATCGTCAATTTAAAGATTTAAATGTATTTATTGAAGAATTAAAAGATATACTGCAAAAAGAAAGAGAGTAG
- the speD gene encoding adenosylmethionine decarboxylase, whose protein sequence is MDTMGRHVIAELWDCDFDKLNDMPYIEQLFVDAALRAGAEVREVAFHKFAPQGVSGVVIISESHLTIHSFPEHGYASIDVYTCGDRIDPNVAAEYIAEGLNAKTRESIELPRGTGSFEIKQRETKAL, encoded by the coding sequence ATGGATACGATGGGTCGTCACGTGATCGCTGAACTTTGGGATTGCGATTTCGACAAGCTTAATGACATGCCGTATATTGAACAATTATTTGTGGATGCAGCACTAAGAGCTGGTGCTGAAGTGCGTGAGGTTGCTTTCCATAAATTTGCACCACAAGGTGTAAGTGGAGTAGTAATTATCTCAGAATCACATTTAACAATTCATAGCTTTCCGGAGCACGGTTACGCAAGTATTGATGTTTATACTTGTGGGGATCGTATTGATCCAAATGTTGCTGCAGAATATATTGCAGAAGGTTTAAACGCGAAAACGCGTGAGAGCATCGAGCTTCCTCGAGGCACTGGTAGCTTCGAAATTAAGCAGAGAGAAACAAAAGCTCTTTAA
- a CDS encoding glyceraldehyde-3-phosphate dehydrogenase, giving the protein MTRVAINGFGRIGRMVFRQAIKESAFEIVAINASYPSETLAHLIKYDTVHGKFDGTVEAFEDHLLVDGKMIRLLNNRDPKELPWTDLGVEVVIEATGKFNSKEKAILHVEAGAKKVILTAPGKNEDVTIVVGVNEDQLDITKHTVISNASCTTNCLAPVVKVLDEQFGIENGLMTTVHAYTNDQKNIDNPHKDLRRARACGQSIIPTTTGAVKALAKVLPHLNGKLHGMALRVPTPNVSLVDLVVDVKRDVTVEAINDAFKTVANGALKGIVEFSEEPLVSIDFNTNTHSAIIDGLSTMVMGDRKVKVLAWYDNEWGYSRRVVDLVTLVVEELAKQENVQHI; this is encoded by the coding sequence ATGACTCGTGTGGCAATTAATGGATTTGGACGTATTGGGAGAATGGTATTTCGTCAAGCAATAAAAGAAAGCGCATTCGAAATTGTAGCAATCAATGCAAGCTATCCATCTGAAACGTTAGCACACTTAATTAAATATGATACAGTTCATGGCAAGTTTGACGGAACAGTAGAAGCATTTGAAGATCACTTATTAGTTGATGGAAAAATGATTCGCCTTTTAAACAACCGCGATCCAAAGGAATTGCCTTGGACAGATTTAGGTGTTGAAGTTGTAATTGAAGCAACTGGTAAATTTAATTCGAAAGAAAAAGCAATTCTTCACGTTGAAGCTGGAGCGAAAAAAGTTATTTTAACAGCGCCTGGTAAAAATGAAGATGTAACAATTGTAGTTGGTGTGAACGAAGACCAATTAGATATTACAAAACATACTGTTATTTCAAATGCATCTTGTACAACAAATTGTTTAGCGCCTGTTGTGAAGGTGTTAGATGAGCAGTTTGGAATTGAAAACGGTTTAATGACGACAGTTCACGCTTATACAAATGACCAAAAAAATATTGATAACCCACATAAAGATTTAAGAAGAGCACGTGCTTGCGGACAATCAATCATTCCGACAACGACAGGTGCTGTGAAAGCGCTAGCAAAAGTTCTTCCACATTTAAACGGAAAACTTCATGGTATGGCACTTCGTGTACCAACACCAAACGTGTCTCTTGTTGATTTAGTAGTAGATGTAAAACGCGATGTGACAGTTGAAGCTATTAACGATGCATTCAAAACTGTTGCAAACGGTGCGTTAAAAGGTATTGTAGAATTCAGCGAAGAGCCTTTAGTATCTATCGACTTTAATACAAATACACACTCAGCTATTATCGATGGTTTATCTACAATGGTAATGGGTGATCGTAAAGTGAAAGTACTTGCTTGGTATGATAACGAGTGGGGTTACTCTCGTCGTGTTGTAGATCTTGTAACGTTAGTTGTTGAAGAGTTAGCGAAACAAGAAAATGTGCAACACATTTAA
- the coaE gene encoding dephospho-CoA kinase (Dephospho-CoA kinase (CoaE) performs the final step in coenzyme A biosynthesis.) — MTVVIGLTGGIASGKSTVSQMFRELSIPVIDADIIAREVVERGKPAYNKIVEVFGTEVLQEDGELDRPKLGSVVFYNEEKRLQLNKIVHPAVREEMNRQKEMYIKEGMQAVVLDIPLLFESKLTSLVDRILVVAVKPHTQLERLMKRNNFLEEEATARIQSQMPLEEKVKNADEVINNDGTIMGTKTQLQVILKKWNIID, encoded by the coding sequence ATGACAGTAGTAATTGGATTAACGGGAGGCATTGCAAGCGGAAAAAGTACAGTGTCTCAAATGTTTCGTGAACTGAGCATACCAGTTATTGATGCAGATATTATCGCAAGAGAAGTTGTAGAGCGAGGAAAACCAGCATATAACAAAATAGTAGAAGTATTTGGAACGGAAGTGTTACAAGAGGATGGAGAACTAGATCGTCCAAAACTAGGAAGTGTCGTTTTCTATAATGAAGAAAAACGATTGCAGTTAAATAAAATTGTTCATCCTGCAGTGCGTGAGGAAATGAATAGGCAAAAGGAAATGTACATAAAAGAAGGTATGCAAGCGGTTGTGTTAGATATTCCTCTCTTATTTGAAAGCAAATTAACAAGTCTCGTTGACCGCATTTTAGTTGTAGCGGTTAAGCCGCATACGCAATTAGAACGTTTAATGAAACGAAATAACTTTTTAGAAGAAGAAGCAACAGCTCGTATTCAATCTCAAATGCCGTTAGAAGAAAAAGTGAAAAATGCAGATGAAGTGATAAATAATGATGGCACAATTATGGGAACGAAAACACAATTGCAGGTAATTTTAAAAAAGTGGAACATTATTGACTAA
- the ytaF gene encoding sporulation membrane protein YtaF — translation MYLYLSLILLAFTLSLDSCSVGLTYGLRSVRIPLRSIIIIGMCSAAVMLVSMGIGHMIAKVFSPVIATRIGGLVLIGIGIWVLYQFFRSERKEEPKQEEKVWKLEIASLGLVIQILRKPTVADFDKSGTISAGEALLLGIALSVDSFGAGIGASLLGYAPAMMAILVAVMSSLFLFIGMKLGTVLSNMKWLQKFTFLPGVLLIIIGIWKM, via the coding sequence ATGTACCTTTATTTATCTCTTATTTTATTAGCTTTTACATTAAGCTTAGATAGCTGTAGTGTAGGGCTAACATATGGTTTAAGAAGCGTAAGAATTCCACTAAGATCAATTATAATTATCGGAATGTGTTCAGCGGCTGTTATGCTTGTTTCAATGGGAATTGGACATATGATCGCGAAAGTATTTTCACCTGTTATCGCAACGCGTATCGGTGGGCTTGTTCTTATTGGAATAGGGATTTGGGTATTATATCAATTTTTTCGAAGTGAGAGAAAAGAAGAACCGAAGCAAGAGGAGAAGGTCTGGAAATTAGAGATTGCCTCGCTAGGCCTAGTGATTCAAATTTTACGGAAACCGACTGTTGCAGATTTTGATAAATCAGGCACCATTTCTGCAGGAGAAGCATTACTTCTTGGTATAGCTCTTTCTGTAGATTCATTTGGTGCCGGAATTGGTGCATCTTTATTAGGGTATGCACCCGCTATGATGGCGATATTAGTTGCAGTTATGAGTTCTTTGTTTTTATTTATTGGAATGAAACTTGGAACGGTTTTATCAAATATGAAGTGGTTACAAAAATTTACATTCCTGCCTGGAGTATTACTCATCATTATTGGAATTTGGAAAATGTAA